GCTTGAAGATgcggaagaccctcaccagccgGATGGTCCTCAGGATGGCCAGGGACGTGTTCTGCTGGGCGCTCGGCTCTGTGTCCTGGACCAGCTCTGTGATGAGAGTTGCGAAGTAGGGGGTGATGGAAATGATGTCGATGATGTTCATGATGTTCCTGAAGAAGTCGGCCTTGCTAGGGCAGACCACGAACCGGAGCACCAGTTCCAGGGTGAACCACACGATGCAGGTGGACTCCACCACGAAGAAAGGGTCGGTGAACATGGTGTGGGAGAGGACGGTCTTGCTCGTGTTGAGGCTGGGGTCCCTGACCACCTTCAGCTCCCTATCCTCCCGGAACTCTGGCAGTGTCTCCAGGCAGAAGATTGTGATGGAGATGACCACAACCAACACTGAGACCACGGCCACACCACGGGCAGCACCGGAGCTCTCAGGGTCCTCAAAGAGGAGCCAGAACTGCCGGTGGAAGTCACTGGTGGGGAGCAGTGTTTCAGGGTCTTTGATGAAGCCTTCATCCTCCCGGAACTGGTCCATAGCCTCGTTACCCAGCTCATAAAAGGAAATCTCATCAGCAAAGACATCGATAGGGACATTGGCCGGGCGCCGGATTTTCCCACCAGATTGGTAATAATATAGGATTCCATCAAAACTGGGCCGGTGCCGGTCAAAGAAATATTCATTTCTCATGGAGTCAAAGAACTGCATCCTTTTCTCCCGGTCTCCCAGGAGAGTCTCTGGGAACTGACTGAGGGTTCTGAGCTGAGTCTCAAACCTCAGCCCAGCAATGTTGATGATCACCCGCTGGTTTCCTTCACTCAAGACCACTGGCTCAGGCCCTGCGGGATCCACGTGGTCTCCCGGGAGCTTGGAGAAGGCAGTGTCATG
The sequence above is drawn from the Cynocephalus volans isolate mCynVol1 chromosome 8, mCynVol1.pri, whole genome shotgun sequence genome and encodes:
- the KCNA10 gene encoding potassium voltage-gated channel subfamily A member 10 → MDVCGWKEMEVALVNFDNSDEIQEEPGYTTDFDSTCPKGRPGSSPFSRWRIHISDSTNHDTAFSKLPGDHVDPAGPEPVVLSEGNQRVIINIAGLRFETQLRTLSQFPETLLGDREKRMQFFDSMRNEYFFDRHRPSFDGILYYYQSGGKIRRPANVPIDVFADEISFYELGNEAMDQFREDEGFIKDPETLLPTSDFHRQFWLLFEDPESSGAARGVAVVSVLVVVISITIFCLETLPEFREDRELKVVRDPSLNTSKTVLSHTMFTDPFFVVESTCIVWFTLELVLRFVVCPSKADFFRNIMNIIDIISITPYFATLITELVQDTEPSAQQNTSLAILRTIRLVRVFRIFKLSRHSKGLQVLGQTLKASMQELGLLIFFLFIGVILFSSAVYFAEVDEPESHFSSIPDGFWWAVVTMTTVGYGDMCPTTPGGKIVGTLCAIAGVLTIALPVPVIVSNFNYFYHRETENEEKQNIPGEIERILIVNSAGSRMGSTDSLSETSGGCSTEKSSK